TTTTTATTATTATCAGATAATTTATTCCCATAATCTTTCAATTGTTTTTCAGATTGGAAAATCTGATTGTCTGCAGCATTTAATTTTTCTATTTCTTTTTTTACTTTTTCATCTTTTTGAGCATTTTCTTTTGCTTCTTTTTTCATTTTTTCTATTTCTTCTTGATTTAATCCTGAAGAGGTTTCAATACGTATAGATTGTTCTTTTCCTGTTCCTTTATCTTTTGCAGAAACATTAAGGATTCCATTAGCATCTATATCAAAAGTTACCTCAATTTGAGGAATTCCTCTAGGTGCAGGAGGGATATCTACTAAATCAAATCTTCCTATTTCTTTATTATCATTGAACATAGGTCTTTCACCTTGTCCTACACGTATAGTTACTGCTGATTGATTATCAGACGCTGTAGAAAAAACTTCTGATTTTTTAGTGGGAATTGTTGTATTAGACTCAATAAGTTTAGTGAAAACCCCTCCTAAAGTTTCAATTCCTAAAGATAAAGGAGTTACATCTAATAATAATACATTTTGTACATCCCCTGTCAATACTCCTCCTTGTATAGCTGCTCCAATAGCGACAACTTCATCTGGGTTCACCCCTTTAGACGGTTTTTTACCAAAAAATTTTTCAACTTCTTCTTGTACTTTCGGAATACGTGTGGATCCACCTACTAAAATTATTTCGTCTATATTTTGAGTTATTAAATTTGCATCTTTTAATGCTTTAGAACAAGGATTAATAGAACGTTGTATTAACTTTTCTGATAATTGTTCAAATTTGGAACGAGTTAAGGTTAAAACCAAATGTTTAGGTCCTGATTCCGTAGCTGTAATATAAGGAAGATTTATTTCTGTTTGATTTGAAGAAGATAGCTCTATTTTAGCTTTTTCAGACGCTTCCTTTAAACGTTGTAAAGCCATAGGATCTTTTCTCAAATCTAATCCTTCTTTAGATTTAAACTTATCTGCTAAATGATTAATGATAACTTGATCAAAATCATCTCCCCCTAAATGAGTGTCGCCATTAGTAGATAAAACTTCAAAAACTCCATCTCCTAATTCTAGGATAGAAACATCAAAAGTCCCTCCTCCTAAATCATAAACTACAATTTTTTTATTTTGGTTACTTTTATCTAATCCATAAGCTAAAGCAGCTGCTGTCGGTTCATTTATAATTCTTTCCACTTTTAATCCTGCTATTTCTCCAGCTTCTTTAGTAGCTTGTCTTTGTGCATCATTAAAATAAGCCGGGACAGTAATCACAGCTCTACTAACTTCTTTTCCCAGATAATCTTCAGCCGTTTTTTTCATTTTTTGTAAAATCATTGCTGATATTTCTTGAGGAGCATATAATCTTTTTTCTATACCAACTCTAGGTGTGTTGTTTCCTCCTTTTATAACTTTATAAGGAATATGTTTCAATTCTTCAGTAACTTCTGAATACATTCTTCCCATAAACCTTTTTATTGAAAAAATGGTTTTTTGTGGATTAGTAACCGCTTGTCTTTTAGCAGGGTCTCCTATTTTTCTCTCTCCTCCTTCTACAAAAGCTACTATAGATGGAGTTGTTCTTTTTCCTTCTGAATTAGGGATTACAACAGGGTCATTAATTTCCATAACTGCTACACAAGAATTTGTTGTTCCTAAATCTATACCTATAATTTTACTCATTTTTATTACGTTTTTTCATATATTAATTTCATTCAATAAGCACTCCAATCATTATGCCATAATGAAAATAAAACCTTTATAAATAAGAGAAGAGGAAATATGACAATAAAAAGCTTTTGTGAAAAAAGTTTTTTATGACAAAAAGTCATTCATTAAAATTTCTTATATTGATAAAATAAAATAAAAATATGGATTTATTGAGTTTAAAAACTGCTTCGATTAAGGAAAATGCGGTTATCAAGTCTTGGATTATAATAGACGCAAAGAATCAAATTTTAGGAAGATTATCTACAAAAATTGTACACATTATAATGGGAAAACATAAACCTTTTTTTTCTACACATGTTAATTGTGGAGATCATGTTATTGTTATCAATTCAAATAAAATAAAACTGACCGGAAAGAAATGGAATAATAAGAAATATATTTATCATACTGGTTATCCAGGTGGAAGAAAGACGATTTCTATTCAAAATTTATTCGATAAAGATTCTAGAAATATAATATATAAATCAGTAAAAGGAATGTTGCCTAAAAATCGTTTAGGACGATTAATATTTAAAAATTTACATGTATATCCAAAATCTGAACACAAACATAAAGCTCAAAAACCCATTTTATTGAAATTTGAAAAATTATGATACATACTATAGGAAGAAGAAAAAGGTCTCTTGCACGTATCTATTTAAAAATAGGAAATGGATTAGTTACTGTGAATTCTAAAAAATTGGATCAATATTTTCCAGAATATCTTCATAAAAAAATATTATACCCTATTGAGATAGTGGAAAAATTGAATCAATTTGATATAGATGTGAAAGTTTTTGGTGGAGGGTATAGTGGGCAAGCAGAAGCGATACGTCTTGCTATATCTCGTGCTCTTTGTGAATTTGATGTAAAGAACAGAAGTAAATTAAAATCGGAAGGATTATTAACACGTGATTCTAGAGAGGTAGAAAGAAAAAAATTTGGTCAAAAAAAAGCTAGAAAAAAGTATCAATTTTCAAAACGTTAAAAACTAATATTAATATATAAATGAAAATCAATACTGAAGATTTATTGAAAGCTGGCGTTCATTTTGGACACATTGCGAGAAAATGGAACCCGAATATGCGTCCTTTTATTTTTATGAAAAAAGGGGGAATTCATATTATAGATTTAGCAAAAACAATTTCAAAATTGGAGGGAGCTTGTAATGGTTTAAAAAAAATAGCAAAAAATGGAAAAAAAATATTATTAGTTGGAACAAAAGCTCAAGCTAGAGAGAAGGTTATTCATTATGCAAAAAGCATTAATATGCCTTGTATAACAGAAAGATGGTTAGGGGGATTACTCACAAATTTCACAACGATTCGTAAATCTGTAAAAAAAATGAATAATATAGAAAAAATGAAAAAAAATGGAACCTTCGATACTTTATCTAAAAAAGAAAGATTATTAATTGATCGATTATATGCAAAACTATATAAAAATTTAGGAAGTATTTCTAATATGAATCATATACCAGGTGGTATTTTTTTAGTGGATCCAAATAAAGAAAAAATAGCCTTAACTGAAGCCAAAAAATTAAAAATACCTATTTTTGCCATGGTGGATACTAATACAAACCCTAATGATGTTCAATATCCTATCCCATCTAATGATGATTCTTCTAAATCTATAGATATTATTTTGAAATTTGTGTCAGAGGCAATTCAACATGGAGTTTCTATTAAAAATGAACGTGAAAATAAAAACACGGTAAACAGAAAATCATGAAAATTTCTATACAGATAGTTAACAAACTTAGAAAGTTAACAGGCATTGGAATTATGGATTGCAAAAAAGCATTAATTCAATCTAATGGAGATATTGATAATGCTGTACATATTTTAAGAAAAAAAGGAGAGAAAATAGCAGTCGATCATTTTTTTCATCATATGAAAGATGGAGCACTTATTTCCTCGGTTCATTCCGATTATTCTTATGGAACAATCATAGGAATTAGTTGTGAAACTGATTTTTTATCTAAGAGTACTGAATTTTTAAATTTTTTATCCATACTTTCAAAACAATCATTATTATTCAATACTAAAGTTGATTTTTTACGTAGTTCATATAATGAATACGAAAGTATTCAAAAAATGATAATAAATAAGATGGGAGTTGTAGGAGAAAAATTAGAGTTAAAAATTTTTGAAAAAGTAGATTCTTCATTTGTAATGAATTACACTCATAATACTAATAAAATAGCTACATTAGTAGGATTTTCCAATAGAGTAAATAATCTATCTATAGCTAAAGATATAGCAATGCATATAGCTGCTATGAATCCTATAGCTATTAATGAGAAACAAATTCCAAGTTCATTGATGAATAAAGAACTTGACATTATTAAATGTCAAGTTCAAAAAGAAAATAAATCTGATTTCATAAAAAATAGAATAATTGAAGGAAAAATTCAAAAATTTATATTAGAGAATACTCTGATAAATCAAAAATTTGTAAAAGATAATAAAATAACTGTTCGAGAATATTTAGAAAAATATGATAAAAATTTAAAAATTGATCTTTTTAAAAGAGTTAGCATTTAATAGATGAAAAAACTAATGTTAATTATTTTGGATGGTTGGGGACTCTCTTCTTATCGATATTCTTCTGCAATAGAACAAGCTTATACTCCATTTATTGATTATTGTTCCAATAATTATCCTTTTAGTAAGTTGATAGCATCAGGATGTGATGTTGGATTACCTAAAGGACAAATGGGAAACTCAGAAGTGGGTCATATTAATTTGGGATCTGGGCGTAAGATTCTTCAAAGTTTAGAAGAGATTAATATCTCTATAAAAAATAATTCATTTTTAAAAAAAATAGATGTTTTTTTTAATAAAATTTCTATTTCAAAAAATAGAATTCATTTTATTGGATTATTATCTGATGGAGGGGTTCATTCACATATGGATCATCTTTTTTATTTACTTAAAATAGCTCATCAAAAAAAAATTAGAGATGTTTTTATACATATTTTTACAGATGGGCGAGATTCTTCTCCCAAGAAGAGCATTTTTTATATTCAACAACTTTTAAATGTAACTAAACAGTATGTTGGAAAATTATCTTCAGTTATTGGAAGATATTATTCAATGGATCGCGATAATAAGTGGGAAAGAACTAAAAAAGCATATGATGCAATGGTTTATTCAAAGGGGATTTACACTGGAAATATCATTTCATCTATAGAAAAATTTTATAATAATGGAATTACAGACGAATTTTTATCCCCTTTAATTATTATTGACAAAAATGGAATTCCTATTTCTAGAATCAAAGATGGAGATGTTGTTTTTTGTTTTAATTTCCGTCCTGATCGTTCTAGGCAAATTACAGAACTTTTAACAGGAAACAATGCTATTTTTTCAGAAATGAAAAAATTAGATTTATCTTATTACATAACTATGACTTGTTTTAATCCGAAATATCGGGGGATCCATGTCCTTTTTGAAAAAAAATATCTATCAGATACTTTGGGGGAGGTTTTAGAAAAAGAAGGAAAACAACAAATACGTATAGCTGAAACAGAAAAATATCCGCATGTTACTTTTTTTTTCTCAGGGGGAAGAGAAGCTCCTTTTGATCGAGAAATAAGAATTTTATGTCAATCTCCTAAAGTCTCTACTTATGATTTAAAACCTGAAATGAGTGCAGAAAATATTGTAAAAAAAATTGTCCCTGAGTTAAAAAGAAAACAATCAGATTTTATTTGTTTAAATTTTGCAAATCCAGATATGGTGGGGCATACTGGTAAAATGGAGGAAACAATAAAGGCGTGTGAATTTGTTGATAAATGTGTAAAATTTTGTTCTGAAGAAGCTATAAAAAATTCTTACACAGTTATTATAGTAGGAGATCATGGAAATGCAGACTATATGATAAATTCCGATGGAACTCCTCATACAGCTCACACTACATCTTTAGTTCCTTTTATTCTTTTAGATAAAAATATAAAAAAACAAAATATTTCTTTAAAAAAAGAAGGGATTTTATCAGATGTAGCTCCTACTATTTTACAATTAATGAAATTACCTATTCCTAAAATTATGAGTGGAACTTCTATGATTAAAAAATACTAATAAAATAATTGCATTTTGATACAGTTAAAAACTATCGAAGATATAATTTTAATAAAAAAAAGCGCTTTTCTAGCTTCTAAAACATTAGGAATGTTAGCTAAAGAAATTAAGCCAGGGATTAATACTCTTTATTTAGATAAACTGGCAGAAAATTTTATTCGTAATCATGGTGGGACACCAGCTTTTTTGGGTTTATATAATTTTCCAAATACTTTATGTGCTTCTCCAAATCATCAAGTGGTACATGGAATTCCTAATGAAAATCTTTTATGTGAAGGCGACATATTATCTATAGATTGCGGAGTTTATATGAATGGATTTTATGGAGAACATGCTTATACTTTTGAGGTTGGAAAAGTTTCTTATCATACAAAAAAGTTTTTAGATTGTTCTAAGAAATCTCTTTATATTGGAATATCTAATTGTAAATATGGAAATTGTATTGGAGATATAGGTTATTCTATTCAATCCTTTATTGAAAAAAGTGGTTATAATATTGTAAAAGATCTTGTGGGACATGGATTGGGAAAAAATATGCATGAAGATCCCAAAATTCCAAATTTCGGGAAGAAAGGAAAAGGTCTTAAATTGAAAGAAGGATTAGTTCTTTCTATAGAACCCATGGTCAATATTGGTTCATCTAAAATTATTTTTCATAAAGATGGATGGACAATTACTACTTTAGATAATAAAATTTCAGCTCATTATGAACATAATGTTGCTATTGTGGATGGATTCCCTTGTTTACTTTCAACTTACCGTTATATTTACAAAGAACTTAATATTAAATCTTTAGAAGAAAATCCTTTCCAAAATCAAAAAATTAGGATTGATAATTTTTAGCATAAATTATTTTTTTTGATTATTAAATCATTAAGTTTTGTAATTTATTGTGAAATAATATAATTTGCATTTTAAATATAGGATATATGCCTACTATACAGCAGTTAATTAGAAAAGGACGGGTTTCTGTCTCTAAAAAACGGAAATCTGTAGCTTTAGAATTTTGTCCTCAAAAAAGAGGAGTTTGTACCAGAGTTTATACTACAACACCAAAAAAACCTAACTCGGCTATGCGAAAAGTAGCTCGTGTTCGTTTTACAAATGGAAGAGAAGTAATTAGTTATATTACAGGAGAAGGACATAATCTTCAAGAACATTCTATCGTATTAGTTAAAGGAGGGAGAGTTAAGGATTTACCAGGTGTAAAATATAAAATAGTACGGGGGGCTAGAGATACAGCTGGAGTTAATGGAAGAAAAAAAAGCAGAAGTAAGTATGGAGCTAAAGTAGTTAAAAAAGATTAAACGATCAATGAGAAAAGTTAAAAAAAAGAAAAAGTCTATTTTCCAGATCCTAAATTTAGTGATCCTCTGGTAACACGTTTTGTGAATCATATCATGAAGAATGGAAAAAAAAATACAGCTTATAATATATTTTATAATGCCATGAATAAAATAGATATCATAAAAGAAAAAGAGGAAAAATCTGCATTAGAAATATGGAAAGAAGGATTAAAAAATGTAACGCCTCATGTAGAAGTTAGAAGTCGTAGGATGGGGGGGTCTAATATTCAAATACCGGCTCCTATTTCTTCTAATAGTAAAATAACAAAAGCAATGAAATTGTTAATATCTTGTGCTTCTATTAGAACTGAAAAAACGATGGCGAATAAATTGGCATATGAAATATGGGACGCCTTTCAAGTGCAAGGTGAAGCTGTAAAAAGAAAAGAAAATATTCATAAAATGGCCGAAGCAAATAAAGCCTTTTCGCATTTTAGATTTTAATTTTTATGGCAAAAGATTTAAAATATACTAGAAATATAGGAATAGCGGCACATATTGATGCAGGAAAGACTACTACTACGGAAAGAATTTTGTTTTATACAGGTATTAATCACAAAATAGGTGAAGTTCATGATGGGGCTGCGACTATGGATTGGATGCTGCAAGAACAAGAACGTGGAATAACTATAACTTCCGCCGCTACATGTTGTGAATGGATGTATAATAAAGAAAAATATCAGATTAATATTATAGACACTCCAGGACATGTAGATTTTACTGTAGAAGTAGAAAGATCTATGAGAGTATTGGATGGAATGGTTGTTTTATTTAGTGCAGTAGATGGAGTAGAACCTCAGTCAGAGACTGTATGGAGACAAGCTGATAAATATTCTATTCCTAGAATAGCTTTTGTAAATAAAATGGATCGGCAAGGGGCCGATTTTTTTAATGTTTGTTCTCAAATACGTAAAAATTTAGGATCCCATCCAGTTCCTTTACAAATTCCTATTGGAATTGGAGACAATTTTAGAGGGGTCATAGATTTGATAGCTAATCAAGCTATTATATGGGACGAAAAAAATTATGGAATGACATATCAAAGAGTTCCTATTCCAGATAATATGAAAAATTTGGTTTATGATTATCAAAATCAACTTCTTGAAACGTTATCTGAACATGATGATAAAATAATGGAACAATTTTTATATGGAGATGAAAATTATTCTTCTATATCACAAGAGGATATTATTTTTTCCTTACGGGAAAATACTATAAAAATGAAAATAATTCCTATTTTATGTGGTTCTTCTTTCAAAAATAAAGGAGTTCAAGCTATATTAGATGCTATATGTAAGTATTTACCTTCTCCTCTTGATGTTAAAGATGTTGTGGGAATCAATCCTATTAATCAAAAAAAAGAAAAAAGAAAACCTAATGAAAATGAACCTTTTTCTGCTTTGGCTTTTAAAATTGCAAGTGATCCTTTTGTTGGTAGATTGGCTTTTTTCAGAGTTTATTCTGGAAAAATAGAATCAGGTTCTTATAGTTTTAATGCTAGATCAGGAAATAAGGAACGTATTTCTAGAATATATCAAATGCATGCAAATAAACAAAATCCAGTAAATAAAATTGGAGCAGGAGATATAGCAGCTGTAGTAGGTTTTAAAGATATTAAAACAGGTGATACTTTATGTGATGAAAAATATCCCATTTTGTTGGAACAAATTTTATTTCCTGAACCCGTAATTGGTTTGGCTATTGAACCTAAATATAAGTCGGATATAGATAAAATGAGTTTAGCTTTATCAAAATTAATGGAAGAAGATCCGACCTTTCAAGTAAGAACAGACACTTATACAGGTCAAACTATCATTTCCGGAATGGGAGAGCTTCATTTAGAAGTAATCGTAGATAGAATGAAACGAGAATTTAAAGTTGAAGTTAATCAGGGAAAACCTCAAGTGGAATACAAAGAAGCTTTAACGAATTTAGTAGAACATCGAGAAATTTATAAAAAACAGACAGGAGGTAAAGGTAAATATGCGGATATATTATTTAGATTAGAACCCGGAAATATAGGAAAATCTGGTTTAATTTTTATTAATAAAATCAAAGGAGGAAATATACCTAAAGAATATATACCTTCTATAGAAAAAGGATTTAGAGAAATGATGAAAAATGGACCTTTATCTGGATATGAAATAGATAGTGCTAAAGTAACCATATTAGACGGTTCTTACCATTCTGTTGATTCTGATCAATTATCTTTTGAATTAGCAGGAAAATTAGGATTTAGAGAAGCAGCTAAAAAAGCGAAACCCGTTTTATTAGAACCAATTATGAAATTAGAAGTTCTGATTCCAGAAGAAAATATGGGAGATATAATAGGGGATTTGAATCGTAGAAGAGGAATAGTACAAAACATGAATAGTAAAAATAATATAAAAGTAATTCAAGCTTTAGTCCCATTATCTGAGATGTTTGGATATGTTACTGTATTACGAACTCTTTCTTCTGGTAGAGGAACTTCTGTTATGGAATTTTCTCATTATGATACAGTTCCCGAAAATGTAATAGAAAATATAATTATAGAAAATAAAAACCGAAATAATAGTAGAAAAAACTGATATACTATGGGTCATAATATAAAAATTAAATTGAAATCTTATGATTACAATTTGTTAGACAAATCAGCAGAAAGAATTGTAAATTCTGTTCTTCCTACAGGAGTTGTATTAAATGGACCGGTCCCTTTACCTACTGAAAAAAAAATATTTACGGTATTACGTTCTCCTCATGCAAATAAGAAATCGAGAGAACAATTTTTTCTTCCCACTCATAAAAGACTTTTACAAATTCATAACGCTTCATCTAAAACAGTAGATGCATTAATGAAATTAGAATTGCCCAGTGGAGTGGAAGCAGAAATAAAAGTATAAAATATGATTGGACTAATAGGTAAAAATATAGGAATGACTAACATATTTCTAGTCAATGGAGAAAATGTTCCATGTACGGTTGTAAAAGTAGACCCTTGTTATATTGTTCAGATAAAAACAAAAGAAAATGATGGTTATTCTTCGATTCAATTAGGGGTAGATGATCAAAAAATTGGGAAAATGAATAAATCTTTATTGGGTCATTTTAAAAAAGCAGGATTATCTCCTAAAAAAAAACTGTTAGAATTTAAAATGAATAAAGTGTCTGATTTTATTTTGGGAAATTCAGTTTCTATTGATATTTTCCAAGAAGGAGAATTGGTGAATATAAAAGGAATTTCTAAAGGAAAAGGGTTTCAGGGTGTAGTCAAAAGACATAATTTTTCAGGAGTAGGAGAAAGGACTCATGGTCAACACAATCGTTTAAGAGCTCCAGGATCAATAGGTGCTGGATCTGATCCGTCACGTGTTTTTAAAGGAAAAAAAATGGCTGGAAAAATGGGAAAAAAAAGTGTAACTATAAAAAATTTAAAAGTATTGAAAATAGATCCTGGTCATAATATCATAATTTTAAGAGGTTCAGTTCCAGGAAATAAAAATTCATATTTAATGATTCAAAAAAAAGAATGGAATTAAAAATTTTAGATGCAAAAGGAAATTATACTAATAAAAAAATAGAATTTAACGATAATATTTTTTTTAAAAAATCCTATGATCATCCTTTATATTTAGAAATCAAAAGATTTCTATCAGCACAACGTCAAGGGACACATAAATCTAAAGAAAGAGGTGAATTATCTGGAAGTACTAAAAAATTGCATAGACAAAAAGGGACTGGAGGTTCTAGAAAAGGCGATATAAAAAATCCTATTTTCAGAGGGGGGGGGAGAGTTTTTGGTCCTAAACCAAGAAAATACTTTATAAAAGTCAATAAACATACTAAAAATATAGTTAGAAAATTTCTTATAGAACAAAAATTAGTACATCATAAAGTTATGATTATAGAAGATTTAAAATTAAATGCTCCAAAAACCAAGTTTATTTTAAATTTATTGAAATCTTTACGATTAGAAAATAAAAAATCATTAATGATAATTGGAAGAAAAAATATAAATTTATATTTGTCTTCTAGAAATTTAAAAAATTTTAAATTATTAAGTGTAAACGAATTAAGTTGTTTTTCACTGATAAATTTTCCATACATTATTTTTTCTGAAAATTCTATAAATAGAATTTATCAGTTTTTATCGATATAAATATGTTTTTAATAAAACCTTTTATCACAGATAAATCTTATAAAGGAGAAAAATATAATTGTTATATTTTTTCTGTGAACAGTAATTATAATAAGATTAAAATTAAAAAAGAGATAAATAAATTATTTGGATTTTCTGTAAAAAATATTAGAACAATGATTTATCCTAGAAAGGATAAATCGAAATATACTAAAAAAGGATTTATTTATGGAAAAACTAATAAGTTTAAGAAAATTATTGTTCAATTTTACGAAAATCAAAAAATTGATGTTTTCAATAAAAAAGAAATTTAATGTCTATAAAAAAATTAAAACCTATAACACCAGGTCAACGCTTTAAAATTACGAACTGTTTTGATCAACTTACAAAGTATCGTTGTGAAAAAACTTTAATAAAAGGAATGTCCAAATCTGGAGGAAGAAATAATATGGGTCGTATGACTATGCGTTATTTTGGAGGGGGACATAAAAAAAAATATCGAATAATAGATTTTAAAAGAAAAAAATTTGGGATTCCTGCTATTATAAAATCTATAGAATATGATCCTAATCGCTCTTCTTTTATTTCTTTACTTCATTATGAGGATGGAGAAAAAAGGTATATTCTAACAATAGAAGGTTTTAAAGTAGGACAAAAAGTTATTTCTGGAAAAAATATACCTTTTAATATAGGAAATTCTACTTTTTTAAGTGATATTCCTTTAGGAACTAATATTTCTTGTATAGAAATGAAGCCAGGACAAGGGGCAAAAATAGCAAGAAGTGCAGGTTCTTTTGCTCAATTATTTGCAAAAGATAAAAAATATGCAACAATTAAGCTTCCTTCTGGCGAAGTTAGAATGATAATGATTACTTGTATGGCTACAATTGGGATTGTTTCTAATCCGGATCATCAGTTAGAAACATATGGAAAAGCTGGTAAAAAAAGACATCTAGGAAGAAGACCTAGAACAAGAGGTGTTGCTATGAATCCTGTAGATCACCCAATGGGGGGAGGAGAAGGGAAAGCTTCTGGAGGAATACCTAGAAATAGAAAAGGAAAATCTGCTAAAGGATTTAGAACTCGTTCTAGAAAACGATATTCTAACAAATATATTTTACAAAGAAGAAAAAAATAAAAACTTTATAAGTCATGGCAAGATCCTTAAAAAAGGGACCATATGTTTCTCAACAATTATACAAAAAAGTATTGAATAATATTAAATTAGATAAAAAAACTATAATTAAAACTTGGTCTAGACCTTCCACTATTTTACCTGATTTCGTTGGACAAACTTTTGCAGTTCATAATGGGAAACAATTTATTAATGTATATGTAACAGAAAATATGATTGGCCATAAACTTGGTGAGTTTTCTCCTACTCGTACATTTAGAGGACATGCTGGATCTAAAAATAAATTGAAAATAAAAAATTAGGAGAATATGAAAGAAGAGACCAATATCGCTTCAGCTTCTTTAAATGGAGTAAGAAGTTCTCCTAGAAAAATGAGGCTAATAGCAAATTTAATTCGAAATAAAGAAATCTTTCAAGCTTTAGATTTATTATCTTACAGCAAAAAAAGAAGAATTTCTTTTATGTTTAAGACACTTCTTCTTTCTTTATTATCTAACTGGAAAAAAAAGTATAATCAATCTTATTCTGAAAAAATAAAATCTCTATATATAAA
This DNA window, taken from Blattabacterium sp. (Nauphoeta cinerea), encodes the following:
- the rplC gene encoding 50S ribosomal protein L3, encoding MIGLIGKNIGMTNIFLVNGENVPCTVVKVDPCYIVQIKTKENDGYSSIQLGVDDQKIGKMNKSLLGHFKKAGLSPKKKLLEFKMNKVSDFILGNSVSIDIFQEGELVNIKGISKGKGFQGVVKRHNFSGVGERTHGQHNRLRAPGSIGAGSDPSRVFKGKKMAGKMGKKSVTIKNLKVLKIDPGHNIIILRGSVPGNKNSYLMIQKKEWN
- the rplD gene encoding 50S ribosomal protein L4: MELKILDAKGNYTNKKIEFNDNIFFKKSYDHPLYLEIKRFLSAQRQGTHKSKERGELSGSTKKLHRQKGTGGSRKGDIKNPIFRGGGRVFGPKPRKYFIKVNKHTKNIVRKFLIEQKLVHHKVMIIEDLKLNAPKTKFILNLLKSLRLENKKSLMIIGRKNINLYLSSRNLKNFKLLSVNELSCFSLINFPYIIFSENSINRIYQFLSI
- the rplW gene encoding 50S ribosomal protein L23, whose amino-acid sequence is MFLIKPFITDKSYKGEKYNCYIFSVNSNYNKIKIKKEINKLFGFSVKNIRTMIYPRKDKSKYTKKGFIYGKTNKFKKIIVQFYENQKIDVFNKKEI
- the rplB gene encoding 50S ribosomal protein L2, with the translated sequence MSIKKLKPITPGQRFKITNCFDQLTKYRCEKTLIKGMSKSGGRNNMGRMTMRYFGGGHKKKYRIIDFKRKKFGIPAIIKSIEYDPNRSSFISLLHYEDGEKRYILTIEGFKVGQKVISGKNIPFNIGNSTFLSDIPLGTNISCIEMKPGQGAKIARSAGSFAQLFAKDKKYATIKLPSGEVRMIMITCMATIGIVSNPDHQLETYGKAGKKRHLGRRPRTRGVAMNPVDHPMGGGEGKASGGIPRNRKGKSAKGFRTRSRKRYSNKYILQRRKK
- the rpsS gene encoding 30S ribosomal protein S19 yields the protein MARSLKKGPYVSQQLYKKVLNNIKLDKKTIIKTWSRPSTILPDFVGQTFAVHNGKQFINVYVTENMIGHKLGEFSPTRTFRGHAGSKNKLKIKN
- a CDS encoding 50S ribosomal protein L22; its protein translation is MKEETNIASASLNGVRSSPRKMRLIANLIRNKEIFQALDLLSYSKKRRISFMFKTLLLSLLSNWKKKYNQSYSEKIKSLYIKEIRVNQGRTLKRLRPVPQGRGHRIRKRSSNIIVFLDKKQEI